One region of Streptomyces rishiriensis genomic DNA includes:
- a CDS encoding flavin reductase family protein translates to MRVDYDPGSLGAGAFYRLLTAVVVPRPIAWVSTLAADGTTANLAPHSFFTVACTDPPIVQFTSVGRKDSLRNVEATGEFVVNFASEPLFDQINATGTDFPAHEGEFDAVGIEREPSLRVKPPRVAASPVALECRLHSTLGVGNSTLVLGEVVHAAVREDVVVDGHPDIRLLRPLARLGRNEWGTVGEIHDRARIAYRDWPPS, encoded by the coding sequence ATGCGCGTTGACTACGATCCCGGGTCCCTGGGCGCGGGAGCCTTCTACCGGCTCCTCACCGCCGTCGTCGTACCCCGGCCGATCGCCTGGGTGTCGACCCTGGCGGCGGACGGCACCACGGCCAACCTCGCCCCGCACTCCTTCTTCACGGTCGCCTGTACCGACCCGCCGATCGTCCAGTTCACCTCCGTCGGGCGCAAGGACTCGCTGCGCAATGTCGAGGCCACCGGCGAGTTCGTGGTCAACTTCGCGTCCGAGCCGCTCTTCGACCAGATCAACGCCACCGGCACCGACTTCCCCGCGCACGAGGGCGAGTTCGACGCGGTGGGTATCGAGCGGGAGCCCTCGCTGCGGGTGAAGCCGCCCCGCGTGGCCGCCTCCCCGGTGGCTCTGGAATGCCGGCTGCATTCCACACTCGGCGTCGGCAACTCCACGCTCGTCCTCGGCGAGGTCGTGCACGCCGCCGTGCGCGAGGACGTCGTCGTCGACGGACACCCCGACATCCGGCTCCTGCGGCCCCTGGCCCGGCTGGGCCGCAACGAGTGGGGCACCGTCGGCGAGATCCACGACCGGGCCCGTATCGCCTACCGCGACTGGCCGCCCTCCTGA
- a CDS encoding ATP-binding protein, with translation MSGEQAAFGALLREFRLAASQTIEGLAEASGVSVRGIGDLERGRRAAPQRRTVAALADGLGLADASRERLLTAARAGRDGGYRPVGVRAFPRGVDDFVGREEELARLAALAGHETAAQPVVVAVSGPPGTGKTTLALHAARGLADRFPHGQLVLDLRGTDDDPPGPAELMLRVLKALQVADRDLAQAGPQGHPELYRQLLAERRCLLVLDDARDEGQVRPLLPAAGAGMVVVTSRRMLTGLDSVHRLPLGELDPTAAAELLASLVGADRAAADPAALRAVAERCGHLPLALRVAGNWLATRTGWSVRRLADRLAVEERRLDVLAAGDVRVAAAFDLSYRQLTPAAARLFRRLALIPGQDTAAPGAARLTGRPVFDAEDTLEELVETGLLGTDGDRYRLHDLLRLYARTRLEAEESARDVDRSRTDLFRWLLETAVVAGRWFEPGHGAPPSTWRGTVDLSTAGLARAWLQAEGDNWLAALRAAEAAGEHATVVEVAEALHWFSDQWIFWGHWPEVFGTAVRCAQALGDPALEATQLNYHAWALLVCERRHRDSLLRSAEALAAAERAGDAGQQGWAHMYQGWALQQLTDLGPAADHMQRAARLFETVGDLHGGLQARHGRAIVLAKQGLTEEAHAFYRDTLAHLEQVSDRLEPHIADITRIGLHAGLGRSFGVLERWTEAVDHLTTAVTICRASGNTALESRQLVHLGNALLSAGRPARARAAFAHCLSLGVHADPRAVAEARDLLARLDAP, from the coding sequence TTGAGCGGGGAGCAGGCGGCGTTCGGGGCGCTGCTGCGGGAGTTTCGGCTGGCCGCGTCGCAGACCATCGAGGGCCTGGCGGAGGCGTCGGGCGTGAGCGTGCGGGGCATCGGGGACCTGGAGCGCGGGCGGCGGGCGGCTCCGCAGCGGCGGACGGTCGCCGCGCTCGCGGACGGTCTGGGTCTGGCCGACGCGTCGCGGGAGCGGCTGCTCACGGCCGCGCGGGCCGGGCGCGACGGAGGCTACCGGCCGGTGGGCGTGCGGGCGTTCCCGCGCGGCGTCGACGACTTCGTGGGCCGGGAGGAGGAGCTGGCCCGGCTGGCGGCGCTCGCGGGGCACGAAACCGCCGCCCAGCCGGTGGTGGTGGCGGTGTCCGGGCCGCCGGGCACGGGCAAGACGACGCTGGCGCTGCACGCGGCCCGCGGTCTCGCCGACCGGTTTCCGCACGGGCAGCTGGTCCTGGACCTGCGGGGCACGGACGACGACCCGCCCGGTCCCGCCGAACTGATGCTGCGTGTGCTGAAGGCCCTTCAGGTGGCCGACCGGGACCTGGCCCAGGCCGGGCCGCAGGGCCATCCGGAGCTGTATCGGCAGCTGTTGGCGGAGCGGCGCTGTCTGCTGGTCCTGGACGACGCGCGTGACGAGGGGCAGGTGCGCCCGCTGCTTCCCGCGGCCGGGGCGGGCATGGTGGTGGTGACGAGCCGTCGCATGCTGACCGGGCTGGACAGTGTGCACCGGCTGCCGCTCGGTGAACTGGACCCCACGGCCGCCGCCGAGCTTCTGGCCTCCCTCGTCGGAGCCGATCGGGCCGCTGCCGATCCGGCCGCCCTCCGTGCGGTCGCCGAGCGCTGTGGACACCTGCCGCTCGCCCTGCGAGTGGCGGGCAACTGGCTTGCCACCCGCACCGGTTGGAGCGTTCGCCGGCTCGCGGACCGCCTCGCCGTCGAGGAGCGGCGGCTGGACGTGCTGGCGGCCGGGGACGTACGGGTGGCCGCCGCCTTCGACCTGTCCTACCGCCAGCTGACTCCCGCGGCCGCCCGGCTGTTCCGGCGTCTGGCCCTGATCCCCGGCCAGGACACGGCGGCGCCCGGTGCCGCCCGGCTCACGGGCCGGCCGGTGTTCGACGCCGAGGACACCCTGGAGGAGCTGGTCGAGACCGGGCTGCTGGGGACGGACGGCGACCGCTACCGCCTGCACGACCTGCTGCGCTTGTACGCCCGCACCCGTCTCGAGGCCGAGGAGAGCGCGCGGGACGTGGACCGGAGCCGCACGGATCTCTTCCGCTGGCTGCTGGAGACCGCGGTCGTCGCCGGCCGCTGGTTCGAGCCGGGCCACGGAGCTCCGCCGTCCACCTGGCGGGGAACGGTGGACCTGTCGACCGCGGGGCTGGCCCGCGCCTGGCTCCAGGCGGAGGGCGACAACTGGCTGGCCGCACTGCGCGCGGCCGAGGCCGCCGGAGAGCACGCGACCGTGGTGGAGGTGGCCGAGGCCCTGCACTGGTTCTCCGACCAGTGGATCTTCTGGGGGCACTGGCCCGAGGTCTTCGGTACGGCCGTCCGCTGCGCGCAGGCGCTGGGCGATCCGGCGCTGGAAGCCACTCAGCTCAACTACCACGCCTGGGCGCTCCTCGTGTGCGAGCGACGCCACCGGGACAGTCTGCTGCGCTCCGCCGAGGCCCTCGCCGCCGCGGAACGGGCGGGCGACGCGGGCCAGCAGGGCTGGGCCCACATGTATCAGGGCTGGGCACTCCAGCAGCTCACCGACCTCGGTCCCGCCGCCGACCACATGCAGCGCGCCGCCCGCCTGTTCGAAACCGTCGGTGACCTGCACGGCGGCCTGCAGGCCCGGCACGGGCGGGCCATCGTCCTGGCGAAACAGGGCCTGACCGAGGAGGCGCACGCGTTCTACCGGGACACGCTCGCCCACCTGGAGCAGGTCAGCGACCGGCTGGAACCGCACATCGCCGACATCACCCGGATCGGGCTGCACGCGGGCCTGGGCCGCAGCTTCGGCGTGCTGGAGCGCTGGACGGAGGCGGTGGACCACCTGACCACCGCCGTCACGATCTGCCGGGCCAGCGGCAACACCGCGCTGGAGAGCCGTCAGCTCGTCCATCTCGGCAACGCGCTGCTGTCCGCCGGACGTCCGGCGCGCGCCCGCGCGGCCTTCGCGCACTGTCTCTCGCTCGGTGTCCATGCCGACCCACGCGCCGTGGCGGAGGCGCGCGACCTCCTCGCCCGTCTCGACGCACCCTGA
- a CDS encoding AraC-like ligand-binding domain-containing protein → MALVLTTASVPDGERLAYWRDAVGRALVPMAVTARHDGPLEGRVSTERLGCLRIATIEADAQRLSRTRAHLAVAAPAPAVACVAIGVQTAGTATLVQDGRRAFVGEGDLMVYDTGRPYSLDFPGRFATHVVHLPRRALGLPEEHLRRSAGIAISGTAGFGALLVNFLTSLTASVPPCAPAVATRLATGVVDLVATLVESRDPDDATQDADPADHLVLRIRDHIDRNLGDPGLSPQTVAAAHHISVRYLHRLFEGEGITVARLVQRRRLERCAQELHRSDAPAPTVSAIAQRWGFADPAHFSRVFRAAYGRSPREWRGARDELLPTG, encoded by the coding sequence GTGGCCCTGGTGCTGACGACTGCTTCGGTTCCCGACGGGGAGCGGCTCGCGTACTGGCGGGACGCGGTGGGCAGAGCGCTGGTGCCGATGGCCGTCACCGCACGGCACGACGGCCCGCTCGAGGGCCGGGTCTCCACCGAGCGGCTGGGCTGCCTGCGCATCGCCACGATCGAGGCCGACGCGCAGCGCCTGAGCCGCACACGGGCGCACCTCGCCGTCGCGGCCCCGGCCCCGGCCGTCGCGTGCGTGGCGATCGGCGTCCAGACGGCAGGCACGGCGACCCTGGTCCAGGACGGCCGCCGGGCCTTCGTGGGCGAGGGAGACCTCATGGTCTACGACACGGGACGGCCGTACTCCCTGGACTTCCCGGGGCGCTTCGCCACACACGTCGTCCACCTGCCGCGGCGGGCGCTCGGCCTGCCGGAGGAGCACCTGCGCCGGTCGGCCGGGATCGCGATCAGCGGAACGGCGGGCTTCGGCGCCCTGCTGGTGAACTTCCTGACCTCGCTCACCGCCTCGGTGCCGCCCTGCGCCCCGGCCGTGGCCACGAGACTGGCCACGGGTGTCGTGGACCTCGTCGCCACCCTGGTCGAGTCCCGGGACCCGGACGACGCGACGCAGGACGCTGACCCCGCGGACCATCTCGTCCTGCGGATCCGCGACCACATCGACCGCAACCTCGGCGATCCGGGTCTCTCCCCGCAGACCGTCGCGGCCGCGCACCACATCTCCGTGCGCTATCTGCACCGGCTGTTCGAGGGCGAGGGCATCACGGTCGCCCGGCTGGTCCAGCGGCGCCGGTTGGAGCGGTGCGCCCAGGAACTGCACCGGTCCGACGCGCCGGCGCCCACGGTGTCGGCGATCGCCCAGCGCTGGGGTTTCGCCGACCCGGCCCACTTCAGCCGGGTCTTCCGCGCGGCCTACGGACGCTCCCCGCGCGAGTGGCGCGGAGCGCGGGACGAACTGCTCCCGACCGGCTGA
- a CDS encoding ATP-binding protein — protein MTDLLRAPAELKYAEELDWLESVDDSPKPFSWRLSPKMVRLFVLGSERADGLDREIAPKWFGDRSFVERSIVTLASDRGLLLIGDPGTGKSWLAELLSAAISRNSTLVVQGTAGTTEDHIKYSWNVSMVIAKGQSRESMIPSPIMTAMETGQIGRFEELTRSTSDVQDALISILSEKYISVPELGSDRDSDNIVFAKPGFSVIATANSRDRGVNDLSSALKRRFNFVRIPVVTNKKSEAEIVRFRTEELLRRHRIELEVPPTLLDVLLRSFADLRASSAAAGSDDEKLESALSTAEQIGVLEDAVLHSNFFGERALTAHTLASSLVGSLARRAPEDLAILNKYLHGVVEPRSKEEGGSWPEFLEGGRDAIATLS, from the coding sequence ATGACCGACCTGCTGCGCGCCCCCGCCGAACTCAAGTACGCCGAGGAACTCGACTGGCTGGAGTCCGTCGACGACAGCCCCAAACCGTTCTCCTGGCGGCTGTCGCCGAAGATGGTCCGCCTGTTCGTCCTGGGCTCCGAGCGTGCCGACGGCCTCGACCGGGAGATCGCCCCGAAGTGGTTCGGCGACCGCAGCTTCGTCGAGCGCTCCATCGTCACCCTCGCCTCCGACCGCGGTCTGCTCCTCATCGGCGACCCCGGCACCGGCAAGAGCTGGCTGGCCGAGCTGCTGTCCGCCGCGATCTCCCGCAACTCCACGCTGGTCGTGCAGGGCACTGCGGGCACCACCGAGGACCACATCAAGTACTCGTGGAACGTCTCGATGGTCATCGCCAAGGGCCAGTCCCGCGAGTCGATGATCCCCTCGCCGATCATGACCGCGATGGAGACCGGCCAGATCGGCCGCTTCGAGGAACTCACCCGTTCCACCAGCGACGTCCAGGACGCGCTGATCTCGATCCTCTCCGAGAAGTACATCTCGGTTCCGGAGCTGGGCAGCGACCGGGACAGCGACAACATCGTGTTCGCCAAGCCCGGCTTCTCGGTCATCGCCACCGCCAACAGCCGGGACCGCGGCGTCAACGACCTCTCCTCGGCACTCAAGCGCCGCTTCAACTTCGTACGCATCCCGGTGGTGACGAACAAGAAGAGCGAGGCGGAGATCGTCCGCTTCCGCACCGAGGAACTGCTGCGCCGCCACCGGATCGAGCTGGAGGTCCCGCCGACCCTGCTGGACGTGCTGCTGCGCAGCTTCGCCGACCTGCGGGCCTCCTCGGCCGCCGCGGGCAGCGACGACGAGAAGCTGGAGTCCGCCCTGTCCACGGCCGAGCAGATCGGCGTCCTCGAGGACGCCGTCCTGCACAGCAACTTCTTCGGCGAGCGCGCCCTCACCGCCCACACCCTCGCCTCCTCCCTCGTCGGTTCCCTGGCCCGGCGCGCGCCGGAGGACCTCGCCATCCTCAACAAGTACCTGCACGGCGTCGTCGAACCGCGCAGCAAGGAGGAAGGGGGCTCCTGGCCGGAGTTCCTCGAGGGCGGCCGCGACGCGATCGCGACCCTCTCGTGA
- a CDS encoding VWA domain-containing protein has product MPEAVPDDNRRQVLYWRLLARLFDPEEQAGLESVSLAVVEDIGLPPALLDPRTSVDSIVQRHPELAPEFDGVMVPAAAATTDTDTATPDTTTPDTATPDTDMATATGTSDTDPGAEAAPVADGDGRDRAAEVRRAALVSKVLLNVFSTGSGAVGAGQLSRWQSDAGWLERALGRRPGELRGGSGTTPGAGEAVPGLGPELGAIEADLVRRMHLREVLADPELAARLTPSMSLVEQLLRDKSNLSGVALANAKSLIRRFVDEVADVLRTQVEKTTVGALDRSVPPKRVYRNLDLDRTIWKNLTNYSPEEERLYVDRLYYRHTARRTTPQRLVVVVDQSGSMVDSMVNCTILASIFAGLPKVDVHLIAYDTRAIDLTPWVHEPFEVLLRTRLGGGNDGPVAMAMARPKIAEPRNTVLVWISDFYEFGRSQPLFEGIEEVHRSGVKFIPVGSVTSSGRQEVNPWFRERFKTLGTPVISGHIDKLVHELKTFLT; this is encoded by the coding sequence ATGCCGGAAGCCGTCCCCGACGACAACCGCCGCCAGGTCCTCTACTGGCGGCTGCTGGCCCGCCTCTTCGACCCCGAGGAGCAGGCCGGTCTGGAGTCGGTGAGCCTCGCGGTCGTCGAGGACATCGGTCTGCCGCCCGCGCTGCTTGACCCGCGGACCTCCGTCGACTCGATCGTCCAGCGCCACCCGGAACTGGCCCCGGAGTTCGACGGGGTGATGGTTCCTGCCGCCGCCGCCACCACCGATACCGACACCGCCACCCCCGATACCACCACCCCCGACACCGCCACCCCCGATACCGACATGGCCACCGCCACCGGTACCAGCGACACGGACCCGGGCGCCGAGGCCGCCCCCGTGGCCGACGGCGACGGGCGTGATCGTGCGGCGGAGGTGCGGCGCGCGGCACTTGTCTCCAAGGTGCTGCTGAACGTCTTCTCCACCGGCTCGGGAGCCGTCGGTGCCGGACAGCTGTCCCGCTGGCAGAGCGACGCAGGCTGGCTGGAGCGCGCCCTGGGCCGCCGGCCGGGGGAGCTGCGCGGCGGCAGCGGCACGACGCCCGGCGCCGGCGAAGCCGTCCCCGGTCTCGGCCCGGAACTCGGCGCCATCGAAGCGGACCTCGTGCGGCGCATGCATCTGCGCGAAGTGCTCGCCGACCCCGAACTCGCCGCGCGGCTCACCCCGAGCATGTCGCTGGTCGAGCAGTTGCTGCGGGACAAGAGCAACCTCTCCGGGGTCGCCCTCGCCAACGCCAAGTCGCTGATCCGCCGCTTCGTCGACGAGGTCGCCGACGTGCTGCGCACGCAGGTGGAGAAGACCACGGTAGGCGCGCTCGACCGCTCGGTCCCGCCCAAGCGTGTGTACCGCAACCTCGACCTGGACCGCACGATCTGGAAGAACCTCACCAACTACAGCCCCGAAGAGGAACGCCTCTACGTCGACCGCCTCTACTACCGCCACACCGCCCGCAGAACGACACCGCAGCGGCTCGTCGTGGTCGTGGACCAGTCCGGCTCGATGGTCGACTCCATGGTCAACTGCACCATCCTGGCGTCGATCTTCGCCGGACTGCCCAAGGTGGACGTGCACCTCATCGCGTACGACACCCGCGCCATCGACCTCACCCCCTGGGTGCACGAGCCGTTCGAGGTGCTGCTGCGGACCAGGCTGGGCGGCGGGAACGACGGCCCCGTGGCCATGGCCATGGCCCGCCCCAAGATCGCCGAGCCCAGGAACACCGTGCTGGTGTGGATCTCGGACTTCTACGAGTTCGGCCGCTCCCAGCCGCTGTTCGAGGGCATCGAGGAAGTCCACCGCTCCGGCGTGAAGTTCATCCCCGTCGGCTCGGTGACCAGCTCCGGCCGGCAGGAGGTCAACCCCTGGTTCCGGGAGCGGTTCAAGACCCTCGGCACACCGGTGATCTCCGGCCACATCGACAAGCTCGTCCACGAACTCAAGACGTTCCTCACCTGA